The DNA sequence GACACGCATCCATGTCTTttctgaggaggagaatccACCATGAGTCTCAGAGCTCCACTGCATGGGAAGCCGGGCATGGTCTCTCGCGAAACGCTGGAGTGACTTCATCGCAGTCTCCAGCTCCAGCGGGTCGTTATTGGAAATCTTCTGCACCATTTGGTAGTAGTTTGTGCTGTCGACGTCTTTATATTCGTCGATGGTCCAGCTCTCTGGCGCATTGACCATGCCAATTTCCTGGCCTTGGTAGATGAATTGAGTGCCTGACAACGTGCCCTGCATCATTGCAAGCATCTTCGCCGAGGTGACTCTCAATTCTGGGGTCTTCTCGGAACCAAAGCGAGAGACGGACCGACCCTGGTCGTGGTTCTCCGTGAAGACCGTGGACCAACCGTCTGTCCCCTTCATGATAACTTGAGTACCCTTGACAGCGGTCTTGAGTTCCGGCAGGGTCCAGCCCGGCAGCGTAGTCAAGAATTTATAATCCTTTCCTTGTCCGAGATCGACGATATCGAACTGAAAGACCATGTTGAGCTGGTTCTGCGCCGCTGACACATACCGCAGAATGCCATCGACAGTGTGCGTGTTCGGCAGCTCTCCCACCGTCATAGCGTCATACTTCGCAAGCACCTCGTTCATCTCACTGAGGTATTCATGAATACGAGGTCCATTACAGAACAATGCCGGCGACATTTGAGTCTCCGACTTGGGATCGATAACAGGCGCATCCGGGTACTCAGGGTGCTTGCTGTACATGTTGACCGTGTCCACACGGAATCCATCGACACCCTTCTGCAGCCAAAACTCCATCGCCGAGTCGTAGATCGCACGACGGGTCTCTTGGTTCTCCCAGTTGAGGTCTGGCTGCTCCTTGCAAAACAAATGGAGATAATATTCTTCGCTTCCTTCGTCCCATTCCCAAGCACTGCCGCCGAAGATACTGCGCCAGTTGTTGGGTGGCTTCCGGTTTCCATTGGCGTCGTATTTTGCAGGCTTCCAGATATACCAATCCCGCTTGGGGCTTGCTTTTGATGATCGCGATTCCTTGAACCACTTGTGCTCGTGCGAGGTGTGATTGACGACTAGGTCCAGAATAATGCGCAGCCCACGACGGTGGCACTCGTCGATGAGAACTTCCATGTCCTGGACTGTGCCGTATGGTGGGTAGACGCTCTCATAATCGGAGACATCATACCCCATGTCGTACTGGGGACTGTCATACATTGGGGAGATCCAAATTACGTCTACCCCCAGGCTGGTGATATAGTCAAGGGAGGAGATAATACCGGGGATATCGCCGATGCCGTCATTGTTGGAGTCTTTAAAACTGGCTGGGTAGATCTGGTAGATGATGGAGTTTTTCCACCATTTTTCACCAACTGGGGCTGGAGACATCTTGGAGGACTATGAGGTATAGGAGATGAAGGGAGGAGGGTagaggaggaaaggcttTCTGGCAAAATCAACTTG is a window from the Aspergillus oryzae RIB40 DNA, chromosome 6 genome containing:
- a CDS encoding glycoside hydrolase family 13 protein (alpha-amylase), whose protein sequence is MSPAPVGEKWWKNSIIYQIYPASFKDSNNDGIGDIPGIISSLDYITSLGVDVIWISPMYDSPQYDMGYDVSDYESVYPPYGTVQDMEVLIDECHRRGLRIILDLVVNHTSHEHKWFKESRSSKASPKRDWYIWKPAKYDANGNRKPPNNWRSIFGGSAWEWDEGSEEYYLHLFCKEQPDLNWENQETRRAIYDSAMEFWLQKGVDGFRVDTVNMYSKHPEYPDAPVIDPKSETQMSPALFCNGPRIHEYLSEMNEVLAKYDAMTVGELPNTHTVDGILRYVSAAQNQLNMVFQFDIVDLGQGKDYKFLTTLPGWTLPELKTAVKGTQVIMKGTDGWSTVFTENHDQGRSVSRFGSEKTPELRVTSAKMLAMMQGTLSGTQFIYQGQEIGMVNAPESWTIDEYKDVDSTNYYQMVQKISNNDPLELETAMKSLQRFARDHARLPMQWSSETHGGFSSSEKTWMRVHDNYPEINVKVQEKDDSSVLSFWKQVIQLRKEYADLFVFGDFEILDEANEKVFTYIKRGQKQSALIVLNFSDDTLKFKQPAGVQDAKVLLRNVEGDLNELQPFEGRVLLF